One Aegilops tauschii subsp. strangulata cultivar AL8/78 chromosome 7, Aet v6.0, whole genome shotgun sequence genomic window carries:
- the LOC109740276 gene encoding dicarboxylate transporter 2.1, chloroplastic: protein MERLHLAVSHRPALPLPTPHNHLRRRHLQLQPSTSSLSLCRPISPHISLAPRRHLHPLLASASATQASSPNTEPAPAPAPAAASAGAKLLPLIASIAVGLAVRFLAPRPPEVTPQAWQLLSIFLSTIAGLVLGPLPVGAWAFLGLTATVATGTLPFTAAFGAFTNEVIWLIVISFFFARGFVKTGLGDRVATYFVKWLGGSTLGLSYGLTISEACIAPAMPSTTARAGGVFLPIVKSLSLSAGSKPNDPSAKKLGAYLVQSQLQASGNSSALFLTAAAQNLLCLKLAEEAGVKIASPWISWFKVASLPAIISLLATPYLLYKIFPPEIKDTPEAPALAAQKLKKMGPVTKNEWVMVATMILAVSLWIFGDAIGVSSVVAAMIGLSILLLLGVMNWDDCLNEKSAWDTLAWFAILVGMAGQLTDLGIVSWMSNCVAKVLQSFSLSWPAAFGVLQASYFFIHYLFASQTAHVGALYSAFLAMHLAAGVPAILSALALTYNSNLFGALTHYSSGQSAVYYGAGYVDLPDVFKLGFTAAAINALIWGVVGTFWWKFLGLY, encoded by the exons ATGGAGCGCCTACACCTCGCGGTGTCCCACCGCCCGGCTCTCCCCCTCCCCACTCCTCACAACCACCTACGCCGCCGCCATCTCCAGCTGCAGCCCTCCACTAGTTCTCTCTCCCTCTGCCGCCCCATCTCCCCTCACAtctccctcgcccctcgccgCCACCTCCATCCTCTCCTGGCCTCCGCGTCCGCCACCCAAGCTTCAAGCCCCAACACTGAGCCCGCACCGGCGCCGGCCCCCGCCGCGGCCTCGGCCGGCGCGAAGCTGCTCCCCCTCATCGCCTCCATCGCGGTCGGTCTCGCAGTGCGATTCCTGGCGCCGCGGCCCCCCGAGGTGACTCCGCAGGCGTGGCAGCTCCTCTCCATCTTTCTCTCCACCATCGCAGGGCTCGTCCTCGGCCCGCTCCCCGTCGGCGCGTGGGCATTCCTCGGCCTCACTGCTACCGTGGCCACGGGTACGCTCCCCTTCACCGCGGCGTTCGGGGCGTTCACCAACGAGGTCATCTGGCTCATCGTCATCTCCTTCTTCTTTGCACGGGGGTTCGTCAAGACCGGCCTCGGCGACCGCGTTGCCACCTACTTCGTCAAGTGGTTGGGTGGAAGCACTCTGGGCCTATCCTACGGTCTCACCATCAGTGAGGCATGCATCGCGCCGGCCATGCCCAGCACCACGGCGAGGGCTGGAGGGGTGTTCCTTCCCATTGTCAAGTCGCTGTCGCTATCGGCCGGCAGCAAGCCGAATGATCCATCAGCGAAGAAACTGGGTGCCTACCTTGTGCAGTCTCAGCTGCAG GCATCTGGCAACTCCAGTGCTCTCTTTCTGACCGCTGCTGCGCAGAATCTCTTGTGTTTGAAGTTAGCGGAGGAGGCTGGTGTCAAAATTGCAAGCCCGTGGATATCATGGTTCAAGGTTGCAAGTTTGCCTGCCATCATTTCGCTTTTAGCAACACCTTATTTGCTATACAAAATATTCCCTCCAGAAATAAAGGACACTCCTGAAGCCCCTGCATTAGCTGCTCAAAAACTAAAGAAAATGGGCCCAGTGACAAAAAATGAATGGGTCATGGTTGCTACAATGATTCTTGCAGTCTCACTCTGGATTTTTGG GGATGCTATTGGTGTGTCGAGTGTTGTTGCTGCAATGATTGGGCTTTCAATTCTTCTTCTACTTGGAGTGATGAACTGGGATGATTGCTTGAATGAAAAGTCTGCGTGGGACACTTTAGCTTGGTTTGCTATTCTAGTGGGAATGGCAGGGCAGCTCACTGACCTCGGGATTGTGTCATGGATGTCAAATTGTGTTGCAAAGGTTCTTCAGTCTTTCTCATTGAGTTGGCCTGCAGCATTTGGTGTTCTTCAGGCCTCCTATTTCTTTATTCACTATCTATTTGCAAGCCAAACTGCACATGTTGGAGCTCTATACTCGGCGTTTCTTGCCATGCACCTAGCAGCTGGTGTTCCTGCTATACTCTCAGCACTTGCTCTGACGTACAATTCAAATCTCTTTGGAGCACTAACACATTATAGCAGTGGGCAGTCTGCGGTTTACTATGGAG CTGGGTATGTTGACCTCCCTGATGTATTCAAGCTGGGGTTTACAGCAGCAGCGATTAATGCTTTGATTTGGGGAGTAGTTGGTACATTTTGGTGGAAATTCTTGGGGCTTTATTGA